Proteins encoded together in one Thermomonospora curvata DSM 43183 window:
- a CDS encoding DHA2 family efflux MFS transporter permease subunit: MKPSAPSEVAAPAGGPPGSDRLDRSVWVTAGVVVLGAIMSILDATVVNIAIPVLTEEFATTLAKIQWVITGYTLALATVIPVTGWACARYGTKRLYMTSLTLFVLGSALAGLAWSAESLIAFRVLQGLGGGMIMPAGMTILTQKAGPQRVGKVMSVVGIPMLLGPISGPILGGWLVDLDAWRWIFFINVPIGAIALLLSWRVLERDVPKPAERLDVPGLLFLSPGLASLIYGLATGSEKGSFTSATVIVTTAVGALLVIAFVVRALMAANPLIDLWLFKRRSMAAAALTMLLFSIAFFGAMLLLPLYFQIVRGETALNTGLLLIPQGIGSMLTMPIGGMLTDRIGPGRVVTVGLPIILAGAFGLTQVTADTSYVTLGVIFFVLGLGMGLTMMPTMSAAMQTLVHDEVPRASTAMNIIQQVAGSIGTAAISVILTNELKDRIPGSGGLGEAPSAAEVPPQVLAKLQTLMAESFAASFWWALALMTVALIPALFLPRRKPDGGRVPNAMPMH, from the coding sequence TTGAAACCTTCCGCTCCCTCGGAGGTGGCCGCGCCGGCCGGCGGCCCGCCCGGCTCCGACCGGCTGGATCGCTCCGTCTGGGTGACCGCCGGCGTGGTGGTGCTGGGCGCGATCATGTCGATCCTCGACGCGACCGTGGTCAACATCGCCATCCCGGTGCTGACCGAGGAATTCGCAACGACCCTGGCGAAGATCCAGTGGGTCATCACCGGCTACACCCTGGCGCTGGCCACCGTGATCCCGGTGACCGGCTGGGCGTGCGCCCGCTACGGCACCAAGCGGCTGTACATGACCTCGCTGACGCTGTTCGTGCTCGGCTCGGCGCTGGCCGGCCTGGCCTGGTCGGCCGAGTCGCTGATCGCCTTCCGGGTGCTGCAGGGCCTGGGCGGCGGAATGATCATGCCGGCGGGCATGACCATCCTCACCCAGAAGGCCGGGCCGCAGCGGGTCGGCAAGGTGATGAGCGTGGTCGGCATCCCGATGCTGCTGGGCCCGATCAGCGGCCCGATCCTGGGCGGCTGGCTGGTGGACCTGGACGCCTGGCGGTGGATCTTCTTCATCAACGTCCCGATCGGCGCCATCGCGCTGCTGCTGTCCTGGCGGGTGCTGGAGCGGGACGTGCCCAAGCCGGCCGAGCGGCTGGATGTGCCGGGACTGCTGTTCCTGTCCCCCGGCCTGGCCTCGCTGATCTACGGGCTGGCCACCGGCTCGGAGAAGGGCTCCTTCACCTCCGCCACGGTGATCGTCACCACCGCGGTGGGCGCCCTGCTGGTGATCGCGTTCGTGGTGCGCGCGCTCATGGCCGCCAACCCGCTGATCGACCTGTGGCTGTTCAAGCGCCGCTCGATGGCCGCCGCGGCGCTGACCATGCTGCTGTTCAGCATCGCCTTCTTCGGCGCGATGCTGCTGCTGCCGCTGTACTTCCAGATCGTGCGCGGCGAGACCGCCCTCAACACCGGCCTGCTGCTGATCCCGCAGGGCATCGGATCGATGCTCACCATGCCGATCGGCGGCATGCTCACCGACCGGATCGGCCCGGGCCGGGTGGTCACGGTCGGGTTGCCGATCATCCTGGCGGGGGCGTTCGGGCTCACCCAGGTCACCGCCGACACCTCGTATGTGACGCTGGGCGTCATCTTCTTCGTGCTGGGCCTGGGCATGGGGCTGACCATGATGCCGACGATGTCGGCGGCGATGCAGACCCTCGTCCACGACGAGGTGCCGCGGGCCAGCACCGCGATGAACATCATCCAGCAGGTGGCCGGGTCCATCGGCACCGCCGCCATCTCGGTGATCTTGACCAATGAGCTGAAGGACCGCATCCCCGGCAGCGGCGGGCTGGGCGAGGCCCCCTCCGCCGCCGAGGTCCCGCCGCAGGTGCTGGCCAAGCTGCAGACGCTGATGGCCGAGTCGTTCGCCGCCTCCTTCTGGTGGGCGCTGGCCCTGATGACGGTGGCGCTGATCCCGGCGCTGTTCCTGCCGCGCCGCAAGCCCGACGGCGGCCGGGTGCCGAACGCGATGCCGATGCACTGA